From Solanum lycopersicum chromosome 4, SLM_r2.1:
ataagaaaaaacaatttttctaatttattattttttagaaacatTCTTACGCTTTCAAAAGCattgattataaaaaattaaaaataactatttttaataacATTAACAACGTAGAATCGCAGAAGTATATTCAAAAATCTTAAAAGGTGTGAAACTACGTGCTAAATCAGCTTTGCCGACATACTAGGAGTTGTTGTCCAATACAAGTTGCCATCGCTAATTAATTAGTACATTAATTGACCTGTTAAACTTATCAAGTTAAATCCTAAGCATTTTCTTAAtctttgttttactttttctcttttggATAGCTAGAGAATTAGTGTCACgtaacataatatatacaacaacaacaataaaaagaacGACTCAAtctcaaattatattatattatgtcatgcttctgatttgtttttttttaatataaataaattcaatttatttatcattaatgaAGCTTACCTAATTGcttaattttttactatttgattggatagaattaaaataatgaataatcaaAACCTCCTTTGTCATAACGTTTAGTGGCAAAGGTGAACTctagatataaaattataatcaaaattgtatataatattaGTGATAAAACTAGAAATTTTGTGAGgaatatgtaaaatttaatatatatgtatgaaaaacattttcttatCGATATGTTCTGCACAATTTTCTTTATGTAAATTTATGTAAGTGACCTTAACTTCTGTACAGCTGTTCGATAAGCACCTAACTACCTATTGCGATATAATATCATCACATGACTCGACTAGAACATAAGAAGGAGCTCTAGTTGAGTCATGTAATGATAGAACTCACCAACTCAATAATATTTCACTCTCTTCCCATCCTTCacatttttttaagttaaagaTTTTTCGCGCGCTTTAATTAAGATCATTTCAAGCTAAATGATTCAACTAAATCAAGGCTAATAACATTCTCATTCAAAATCAATTATCATGACAATCTTTGATCACTTACAACATAGTTTTACAAACTAAACATACCAAAACTTAAATCTCAACCAAGTCAACTTGGTTTTTTCCCCACTTAACTAGTCCATAATCATTTAACACAAAATCAAATGTCCCAATTAAGTATATAATATgacttcaacaatattaataagTAACCCTAACTCCTTGATATCTAAGAATTTCTCCAATAAGTTCACCTTTCCCAGAACCAACATACCTTCCACAAATTTCACCATCTCTTATAAACAAAAACGTAGGCACTTCAATAACATCCATGTCTTTCAAAAACTGCATACAACTATCATTCTCATCACCATTCATTCTCGCGAACACGACTGTATCAGCCATCTGTTTCGATAGCTTAATCACTGTTGGATAAACTTTCACACATGGTCCACAATGCTTCAATCCAACGTCGAGgactattaattttttatcgaTTTTGTGGTCTTGGATTACCTTTTCAACGTCTTCTCTGCTGTGGAGCTGCACTACTTCGGAGTGGCTGTCACCGTAGTAGAGTACATCACCGGCAAGTTGGTCCGGGCCAATGCCTTCTTCCTCGTGGATCTTCTCCATGCTTTTGTAGAAGTTGAAATGTGGTACCTATTGGGAAAAAAAGAGAGCTTATATTAGCTAAAATATTCCATTTATCTTTGAGTTTGATCGTAATTGATAACAATAGGgttatatatgagtcactttcataacgaggggtatatcagctcatGACAAAGTTAAGGGGTATATATATCAGACCTTTTTCCCTACTATTATCAGATCGTGCACGTTATATGGGTGGAAGTTGTAGCAAGATAGTAAGGGTCATAGTGTGTTTAATACGGGTTCAATC
This genomic window contains:
- the LOC101248098 gene encoding thioredoxin-like protein CDSP32, chloroplastic, translated to MATLTNFLLKPSPNLASITKISPSLYSNFPFEKSKQSIFKNLKTNKPLLITKATAAPDVEKKVAKSERVQKVNSMEELDEALKNAKNRLVVVEFAGKDSERSKNIYPFMVNLSKTCNDVDFLLVIGDETEKTKALCRREKIDKVPHFNFYKSMEKIHEEEGIGPDQLAGDVLYYGDSHSEVVQLHSREDVEKVIQDHKIDKKLIVLDVGLKHCGPCVKVYPTVIKLSKQMADTVVFARMNGDENDSCMQFLKDMDVIEVPTFLFIRDGEICGRYVGSGKGELIGEILRYQGVRVTY